From the genome of Carassius gibelio isolate Cgi1373 ecotype wild population from Czech Republic chromosome B10, carGib1.2-hapl.c, whole genome shotgun sequence, one region includes:
- the fstb gene encoding follistatin b, giving the protein MLQLPQLRQSVIALLIWFAHLMEQQKVQAGNCWLQQGKNGRCQVLYMSGMSREDCCRSGRLGTAWTEEDVPNNTLFRWLIFNGGAPNCIPCKETCDNVDCGPGKRCKMNKRNKPRCVCAPDCSNVTFKGPVCGSDGKTYRNECALLRAKCKRHPDLTAQYQGKCKKSCDDVQCPGNLKCVLDQTNNAYCVTCNRLCPEVTSPEQYLCGNDGIVYPSACHIRRATCIMGWSIGVAYEGKCIDARSCEDIKCREGRKCLWDKQTGRGRCVVCEETCPESRPGDSVCAGDNATYPSECAMRQAACSLGLVLEVKHSGSCNSLSEETDEEEDDEDDTDYSHESLLLTG; this is encoded by the exons ATGCTACAGTTACCGCAGCTCCGCCAGAGCGTGATCGCGCTTCTCATATGGTTCGCGCACTTGATGGAACAGCAGAAAGTACAAG CTGGGAACTGCTGGCTTCAGCAGGGCAAGAATGGGAGATGCCAGGTTCTCTACATGTCTGGGATGAGTCGGGAAGACTGTTGTAGAAGTGGTCGTTTGGGCACAGCGTGGACCGAGGAGGATGTACCCAATAACACGCTCTTCCGGTGGCTGATCTTCAATGGCGGTGCACCGAATTGCATCCCTTGTAAAG AGACTTGTGATAATGTGGACTGTGGTCCTGGAAAGAGGTGCAAAATGAACAAGCGGAATAAGCCTCGCTGCGTATGTGCCCCAGACTGCTCCAATGTCACCTTTAAAGGGCCAGTGTGTGGCTCTGATGGGAAAACATACCGGAACGAATGTGCCCTTCTTAGGGCTAAGTGCAAGAGACACCCTGACCTGACTGCGCAGTACCAGGGAAAATGCAAAA AATCATGCGATGATGTGCAATGTCCTGGAAACTTGAAGTGTGTACTGGACCAGACCAACAACGCCTACTGTGTGACCTGCAACCGACTTTGCCCCGAGGTGACCTCACCGGAGCAGTACCTGTGTGGGAACGACGGGATTGTGTACCCCAGCGCCTGCCATATCCGAAGGGCCACGTGCATCATGGGATGGTCCATTGGAGTCGCCTACGAGGGGAAATGCATAG ACGCCAGGTCCTGTGAAGATATCAAATGCCGGGAGGGACGGAAGTGTCTTTGGGACAAGCAGACGGGACGGGGACGCTGCGTGGTGTGCGAGGAGACCTGTCCCGAGAGTCGTCCGGGCGACAGCGTCTGCGCCGGCGACAACGCCACTTACCCGAGCGAGTGCGCCATGAGGCAGGCCGCCTGCTCTTTGGGTCTTGTCCTGGAAGTCAAACACTCGGGCTCCTGCAACT CTCTCTCTGAAGAGAcggatgaagaggaggatgatgaagatgacacGGATTATAGCCATGAATCTCTGTTACTGACTGGATAA